One part of the Candidatus Lernaella stagnicola genome encodes these proteins:
- a CDS encoding RNA methyltransferase produces the protein MIDYPQHPEIMDRIAVVLVRPMGDGNVGQVARAMRNFGMSRLIIVQPQYVETELCRRMAVSAYQLVRDAEYQDDLATALKDFHYVVGASRRLGKFRQRFCSSRALPDWLLPRLADGQTGALVFGNEPSGLNKQEMDLCNELVEIITDPAHRSLNLAQAVLLLAYELFTRACEAPLDVNKHVPAPHDKIRRFYEHMRRVYLEVGFIDKDNPERNMRQLRRLFSRAAPNELEVRILHGLLSDTEWYLKHVAEVGKRDGYREMAGDGESGTGTSGESTADRSASEQAEQVEDLHEAVDPQQDED, from the coding sequence TTGATCGACTATCCGCAACACCCGGAAATCATGGACCGCATTGCCGTGGTGTTGGTGCGCCCGATGGGCGACGGCAACGTCGGCCAGGTGGCGCGCGCGATGCGCAACTTCGGCATGTCGCGCTTAATTATCGTCCAGCCCCAATACGTCGAAACGGAATTGTGCCGACGTATGGCCGTCAGTGCCTACCAGCTCGTGCGCGACGCTGAATATCAAGACGACCTCGCCACGGCGTTGAAGGATTTTCATTACGTCGTCGGCGCGTCGCGGCGGCTGGGGAAATTCCGGCAACGTTTCTGCTCCTCACGCGCCCTGCCCGATTGGTTGCTGCCGCGTCTTGCCGACGGCCAGACGGGCGCGCTGGTGTTCGGCAACGAGCCCAGCGGTCTGAACAAGCAAGAGATGGATTTATGCAACGAGTTGGTGGAGATCATCACCGACCCGGCGCATCGCAGTTTGAACCTCGCGCAGGCGGTGCTTCTGTTGGCGTATGAACTGTTCACGCGGGCCTGCGAGGCGCCGCTGGACGTCAACAAGCACGTGCCCGCCCCGCACGACAAGATACGGCGGTTCTATGAACACATGCGCCGCGTGTATCTCGAGGTCGGTTTCATCGACAAAGACAATCCCGAGCGGAACATGCGTCAGTTGCGGCGGTTGTTTTCGCGCGCGGCGCCCAATGAACTCGAAGTCAGGATTTTGCACGGGCTTCTTTCGGATACGGAATGGTACTTGAAACACGTTGCGGAAGTGGGGAAACGAGATGGCTACCGTGAAATGGCTGGGGACGGCGAATCTGGAACTGGAACATCAGGGGAAAGTACTGCTGATCGATCCGCATCTGAGCAGGCCGAGCAAGTGGAAGACCTTCACGAAGCCGTTGATCCCCAACAAGACGAAGATTGA
- a CDS encoding B-box zinc finger protein: MKCYFHPEEDAIYECTSCRKAICGDCMRFDDEDNVVCPACTLEYAVDIADEDQAAYLEKRHRAIEQRERRKRAKQSRIAMINPFFVVAIILLVALHIFFRHYVGRAGQPAVFDPAAFAKQGDPALELSYIAAKLFAYAEDHDGEFPEKIKALYPNYLEAPPNVLGSSESYNFTPVNGEELFVLSLLKADRFRYRRLYITGDGVLKTE, translated from the coding sequence TTGAAGTGCTATTTTCACCCGGAAGAAGACGCCATATACGAATGCACGAGTTGCCGCAAGGCGATTTGCGGCGACTGCATGCGTTTCGACGACGAGGATAACGTCGTCTGCCCCGCCTGCACGCTGGAGTACGCGGTCGATATCGCCGATGAGGATCAAGCCGCGTACCTCGAGAAGCGCCACCGCGCCATCGAGCAGCGAGAGCGCCGTAAGCGTGCGAAACAGTCACGAATCGCGATGATCAACCCTTTCTTCGTCGTGGCGATCATTTTGCTGGTGGCCCTTCACATCTTCTTCCGCCATTACGTGGGACGCGCCGGGCAGCCGGCCGTGTTTGATCCGGCGGCGTTCGCCAAGCAAGGCGACCCGGCTTTGGAGCTTTCCTACATCGCGGCGAAACTATTCGCGTACGCCGAAGACCACGACGGCGAGTTTCCGGAAAAGATCAAAGCGTTGTATCCGAACTACCTGGAGGCTCCGCCCAACGTGTTGGGTTCGAGCGAGAGCTACAATTTCACGCCGGTCAACGGAGAGGAATTGTTCGTGCTCAGTTTGTTGAAAGCCGATCGTTTCAGGTATCGGCGCTTGTACATAACCGGCGACGGAGTGCTGAAAACCGAATGA
- the pyrF gene encoding orotidine-5'-phosphate decarboxylase has protein sequence MREKLIVALDVPNLATAERLVDRLADFVGAFKVGKELFVAEGPDVLRAIAERGSRVFLDLKFHDIPNTVARAVGAAAAQGVWMLNVHASGGPAMLQAARSAAENVALVKNRERTIVIGVTVLTSLDAADLAAVGLAGKPDEAALRLAELAHANGLDGVVASAQEAAAIKKACGSDFLIVAPGIRPAAAELGDQKRVMTPSKAIAAGADYLVVGRPITQAPLPEAAAEAIVEEMEAAARGVA, from the coding sequence ATGCGTGAGAAACTCATCGTCGCTCTGGACGTGCCGAACCTGGCGACCGCCGAACGCTTGGTGGACCGCTTGGCCGATTTCGTCGGCGCGTTCAAAGTGGGCAAGGAACTATTCGTCGCCGAGGGACCTGACGTGCTGCGCGCGATTGCCGAGCGCGGCAGCCGCGTGTTTCTCGATCTCAAGTTTCACGATATCCCTAACACTGTGGCGCGCGCGGTCGGCGCCGCCGCCGCCCAAGGCGTGTGGATGCTCAACGTACACGCGTCCGGTGGCCCGGCGATGTTGCAGGCGGCGCGGTCGGCAGCGGAGAACGTGGCGCTCGTCAAAAACCGCGAACGAACGATCGTCATTGGCGTCACCGTGCTGACGAGTCTGGACGCCGCCGATCTCGCAGCGGTGGGACTCGCGGGCAAACCCGACGAAGCCGCTCTTCGCCTGGCTGAACTGGCGCACGCCAACGGCCTGGACGGCGTGGTGGCCAGCGCACAGGAAGCTGCCGCGATCAAAAAAGCCTGCGGGTCGGATTTCCTGATCGTCGCACCCGGCATCCGCCCGGCCGCGGCCGAGCTCGGCGATCAAAAACGTGTCATGACGCCAAGCAAGGCGATCGCCGCCGGTGCCGATTACCTCGTAGTCGGCCGTCCCATCACGCAAGCCCCGCTGCCGGAAGCGGCGGCGGAAGCGATTGTCGAAGAAATGGAAGCGGCGGCGCGGGGCGTTGCGTAA
- a CDS encoding ATP-binding protein, with amino-acid sequence MRIRTRILLWTLLFSIGPVAALYLTLGDLLHSTATLIVKDAGDYAQRKSMLLNYAVQDDMEDSLHQTALAVSEVWRRASDDHDGDLDDTMSDVFAVLERTPTTAFVFSEAGELIGASKDHRAMDGIQRLEELNRRLQDQYVTSSCELSADGQLLLLAMPRSRNPLWRSASQKFRDDFTATVRAKVDATIGQLRLLVVSLFVAIGLIALLLSRWLTRNLTSPLDKLAQAMTEFNGVAPVHMAAERRDEIGLLTERFADMTRKLVETRQKLGEQQTALERADQELMELNLNLEQHIADRTAKLSIALERLREVDKNKDDFLSLVSHELKTPLTSISASAEALMVDDLPLTPDGRKRFLRIIRIEAVRLARLINDLLDLTGLESGRLQFHFESVDLIELVRQTCEVQRPAVEKKKLAFELNVEEDVRLREVRLDAGRFVQILTNLLNNAIKFTDRGRISVALSVAHADSEPTIRLVVADTGIGIRTEDAHKVFDRFQQIERLDTHHEGFGLGMPTSKMLAEGMGGNIRFASKPSHGTAFTVQFPLASWEVTGRKKEPENNVNR; translated from the coding sequence ATGCGAATCCGCACGCGCATTTTGTTGTGGACGCTGCTGTTTTCGATCGGCCCCGTTGCCGCATTGTATCTGACGCTGGGCGACTTGCTTCACTCCACAGCTACACTCATCGTAAAAGATGCCGGCGATTATGCGCAGCGTAAAAGCATGCTGCTCAATTATGCCGTGCAAGACGACATGGAAGACTCCCTGCACCAAACCGCCCTGGCCGTGAGCGAAGTTTGGCGTCGCGCCTCGGACGACCACGACGGCGACTTGGACGATACGATGAGCGACGTGTTCGCCGTTTTGGAACGCACGCCCACCACCGCGTTTGTTTTCAGCGAGGCGGGAGAATTGATCGGCGCGTCCAAGGACCATCGCGCGATGGATGGCATTCAAAGGCTCGAAGAACTCAATCGGCGTCTCCAAGATCAGTATGTGACCAGCTCGTGCGAGTTGAGCGCCGACGGCCAACTGCTGTTGTTGGCGATGCCTCGCTCGCGCAACCCGCTGTGGCGCAGCGCCTCGCAGAAATTCCGCGATGACTTCACGGCCACCGTGCGGGCGAAAGTCGACGCCACCATCGGGCAACTTCGCTTGCTCGTCGTTTCTCTTTTCGTTGCCATCGGGCTGATCGCCTTACTGCTCTCGCGGTGGTTGACGCGTAACCTGACCAGCCCCTTGGACAAACTCGCGCAGGCCATGACGGAATTCAACGGCGTCGCGCCGGTGCACATGGCCGCCGAACGGCGAGACGAAATCGGCTTGTTGACCGAGCGCTTTGCCGACATGACACGCAAACTCGTGGAGACGCGCCAAAAATTGGGCGAACAGCAAACGGCATTGGAGCGCGCCGATCAGGAACTGATGGAACTGAATCTGAACCTCGAGCAGCACATCGCCGACCGTACCGCGAAATTGTCGATCGCATTAGAGCGATTGCGGGAAGTGGATAAGAACAAAGATGACTTCCTGAGCCTCGTGTCGCACGAATTGAAGACCCCACTGACCTCCATCAGCGCCAGCGCCGAAGCGTTGATGGTCGACGACCTGCCGCTCACCCCTGACGGTCGCAAGCGTTTCCTGCGTATCATCCGCATCGAAGCCGTCCGCCTCGCGCGTCTGATCAACGATCTGCTGGACCTGACCGGCTTGGAGAGCGGGCGCCTGCAATTCCATTTCGAATCCGTGGATTTGATCGAACTTGTCCGCCAAACCTGCGAAGTGCAACGGCCGGCGGTGGAGAAAAAAAAGTTAGCCTTCGAATTGAACGTCGAGGAAGATGTGCGGCTGCGTGAAGTTCGTCTTGACGCCGGCCGTTTCGTACAGATTCTCACGAACCTGCTGAATAACGCGATCAAGTTTACCGATCGGGGTCGGATTTCCGTGGCCCTGTCGGTGGCGCACGCCGATAGTGAACCGACGATTCGCCTGGTCGTGGCCGACACGGGCATCGGAATACGAACCGAAGACGCTCACAAAGTGTTTGACCGTTTTCAACAGATCGAGCGACTCGACACACACCACGAAGGTTTCGGTTTGGGCATGCCGACCAGCAAAATGCTCGCGGAGGGAATGGGCGGCAATATTCGCTTTGCCAGCAAGCCGAGCCACGGCACGGCGTTTACGGTCCAATTTCCCCTCGCCTCGTGGGAGGTGACCGGTCGAAAAAAGGAACCAGAAAACAATGTAAACCGTTGA
- a CDS encoding type 1 glutamine amidotransferase, translated as MRTVVIDNSVIPFFLREGEKTARCLPGDVRRVSGVHDTLPTLLDFDRLIVTGSEASVLADDDWIKRQADLVSYAVLAGKHVLGICFGHQLLARALWGKDHVWRTARAEFGWYPVALDVAEPLFEDLPQRAYWFCSHYDEVHDPPAAARVLAHSESCGVQAFQVAGFPSWGIQFHPEFWGPHAHLMLAAMTLHDKMLVVAKQSAPSAATAAERARRLFVNFWRQMN; from the coding sequence TTGCGAACCGTCGTGATCGACAATTCGGTCATCCCCTTTTTCCTGCGCGAGGGCGAAAAGACCGCTCGTTGCCTACCGGGTGACGTGCGCCGGGTCAGCGGCGTACACGATACGCTCCCGACGCTGCTGGATTTTGACCGGCTGATCGTCACCGGCTCCGAGGCGTCGGTTTTAGCCGACGATGATTGGATCAAACGGCAGGCGGATCTGGTGTCGTACGCTGTGTTGGCGGGCAAACACGTGCTGGGCATTTGCTTCGGGCATCAACTTCTCGCGCGAGCTCTGTGGGGCAAAGACCACGTGTGGCGCACGGCGCGCGCGGAATTCGGGTGGTACCCGGTTGCTCTGGATGTCGCGGAGCCGCTTTTTGAGGACCTGCCGCAACGCGCGTATTGGTTTTGCTCGCATTATGACGAAGTACACGATCCGCCCGCGGCGGCGCGGGTTCTGGCGCACAGCGAGAGTTGCGGCGTGCAGGCGTTTCAAGTCGCCGGATTTCCGAGTTGGGGCATTCAGTTTCATCCGGAATTCTGGGGTCCGCACGCCCATTTGATGTTAGCGGCCATGACGCTGCATGATAAAATGCTGGTTGTTGCGAAGCAGTCCGCCCCCTCGGCGGCGACGGCGGCAGAGCGGGCGCGACGCCTGTTCGTCAACTTTTGGAGGCAGATGAATTGA
- a CDS encoding MBL fold metallo-hydrolase: protein MELEHQGKVLLIDPHLSRPSKWKTFTKPLIPNKTKIDDYLENVTGEIIGVVITHAHSDHLQDTPYIAEKLGLPVWGNESVDTCLKIHGLPGCRRVLAGGECFDIGPFRIEPIKTRHGLVALGKVPFPGKIDPKRKPPLRAWHFRHGEPPLLLLVTAGGKTIFHQGTANLIDNLIPLRSLDSAWVCASGYRATVDFIPRLLARIRPKRVIPFHFDDFSLPLSENTRYIPGSDPHVFGEKVKAVAPDVEIIVPRPFEPIPF, encoded by the coding sequence CTGGAACTGGAACATCAGGGGAAAGTACTGCTGATCGATCCGCATCTGAGCAGGCCGAGCAAGTGGAAGACCTTCACGAAGCCGTTGATCCCCAACAAGACGAAGATTGACGACTACCTCGAGAACGTGACGGGCGAGATCATCGGCGTGGTCATCACGCACGCTCACTCCGACCACTTGCAGGACACGCCGTACATCGCCGAAAAACTCGGCCTGCCCGTGTGGGGTAACGAGAGCGTCGACACGTGCCTGAAGATCCACGGCTTGCCGGGCTGCCGGCGCGTGTTGGCGGGCGGCGAGTGTTTCGATATTGGCCCCTTCCGCATCGAGCCGATCAAAACGCGTCACGGTCTGGTGGCGCTGGGCAAAGTGCCTTTCCCCGGGAAAATCGACCCCAAGCGGAAGCCACCACTGCGGGCCTGGCATTTTCGGCACGGCGAGCCACCGTTGTTGCTGCTTGTCACCGCCGGGGGCAAGACGATCTTCCACCAGGGTACGGCGAATTTGATCGACAACCTGATCCCGCTTCGCTCGCTGGATTCGGCCTGGGTGTGTGCGTCGGGCTATCGCGCCACGGTGGATTTCATCCCGCGATTGCTGGCGCGCATCCGCCCCAAGCGCGTGATTCCGTTTCATTTTGACGATTTCTCCTTGCCACTGTCGGAAAACACGCGGTACATTCCCGGTAGCGACCCCCATGTGTTTGGCGAGAAAGTTAAGGCCGTCGCGCCCGACGTGGAGATCATCGTGCCCCGACCGTTCGAGCCGATCCCCTTCTAA
- a CDS encoding proline--tRNA ligase — MRLSQMYVPTLKETPADAEVVSHQLMLRAGMIRKLAAGIYDYLPLGLRVIRKVEQIVREEMDRAGALEVLLPYVHPAELWRESGRWELYGPELARLKDRSGREFCLAPTAEEVITDLVRHDLRSYKDMPLNLYQISPKFRDEVRPRFGLMRGREFIMKDAYSFDADEEGANAAYERMREAYNRIFRRCGLRFREVAADSGNIGGSFSAEFMVLADTGEDAIVYSDEGHYAANVEKAELPEVPDTPFDGEPAPLEKVHTPDQRTIEEVSAFLETTPQQMVKTLIFLADGEPVVALVRGDHEINMVKLQRLLGAEMLELADPDTIQQVTGAPVGFAGPQGLKVKHLIADYGLRGLGNLTSGANEADYHVTGLNVGRDFEPTQWADIRVAEEGDPCPHGGTYKVVRGIEVGHVFKLGQKYSESMRCTFLDENGKAQQAVMGCYGIGIGRTAASAIEQGHDDRGIIWPIPLAPYHVVIVPAGKPGGAEEVKAQEIYEQLRGLGVEVVFDDRKERPGVKFADADLVGYPIRITVGKRSLAENAAELKLRAEADVTLVPLEEVSARVQQIITEALRDDA, encoded by the coding sequence GTGCGACTTTCACAAATGTATGTTCCCACGTTGAAGGAGACTCCCGCCGACGCCGAGGTGGTCAGTCACCAGCTTATGCTGCGCGCCGGTATGATTCGCAAACTCGCCGCCGGGATCTACGACTACCTCCCGCTCGGCCTGCGCGTAATCCGCAAGGTCGAACAGATCGTACGCGAGGAGATGGACCGCGCGGGCGCGCTGGAAGTGCTGCTGCCCTACGTGCATCCGGCCGAGCTGTGGCGCGAATCAGGCCGCTGGGAGCTCTACGGTCCCGAACTGGCCCGGCTCAAGGACCGCAGCGGGCGCGAATTCTGCCTGGCGCCGACCGCCGAGGAAGTCATCACCGACCTGGTCCGGCACGATCTGCGCTCGTACAAGGACATGCCGCTGAATCTCTACCAGATCAGCCCGAAGTTCCGTGACGAAGTCCGGCCCCGCTTCGGCTTAATGCGCGGGCGCGAATTCATCATGAAAGACGCCTACAGCTTCGACGCCGATGAAGAAGGCGCCAACGCCGCCTACGAGCGGATGCGCGAAGCGTACAATCGAATCTTCCGTCGTTGCGGCCTGCGCTTCCGTGAAGTCGCCGCCGACTCGGGCAACATCGGCGGCAGCTTCAGCGCCGAGTTCATGGTGCTGGCCGATACCGGCGAGGACGCCATCGTCTATAGCGACGAGGGCCACTACGCGGCCAACGTGGAAAAAGCCGAACTACCCGAGGTGCCCGATACGCCTTTCGACGGCGAACCGGCACCGCTGGAGAAGGTCCACACGCCGGACCAGCGCACGATCGAAGAGGTCAGCGCCTTCCTGGAAACGACGCCACAGCAGATGGTCAAAACCCTGATTTTCCTCGCTGACGGCGAGCCCGTCGTGGCGCTCGTGCGCGGCGATCACGAAATCAACATGGTCAAATTACAGCGCCTGCTTGGCGCGGAAATGCTGGAATTGGCCGATCCCGACACAATTCAGCAGGTGACCGGCGCGCCGGTGGGTTTCGCCGGTCCGCAGGGATTGAAGGTCAAGCATTTGATCGCCGACTACGGCTTGCGCGGCCTGGGCAATTTGACCAGCGGAGCCAACGAGGCAGACTACCACGTCACCGGCTTGAACGTCGGTCGCGATTTCGAGCCGACGCAATGGGCCGATATCCGCGTGGCCGAAGAGGGCGATCCGTGTCCGCACGGCGGGACGTACAAGGTCGTGCGGGGCATCGAGGTCGGGCATGTTTTCAAGCTCGGACAGAAATACTCCGAGTCCATGCGCTGCACCTTCCTGGACGAAAACGGCAAGGCACAGCAGGCGGTCATGGGTTGCTACGGCATCGGCATTGGCCGAACCGCAGCGTCGGCAATCGAGCAAGGCCACGACGACAGAGGCATCATCTGGCCGATTCCCCTGGCCCCCTATCACGTTGTGATCGTGCCTGCGGGCAAGCCCGGCGGCGCCGAGGAAGTTAAGGCGCAAGAGATTTACGAACAATTGCGCGGCCTCGGAGTCGAGGTCGTTTTCGACGATCGCAAGGAGCGGCCGGGTGTCAAGTTCGCCGATGCGGATTTGGTCGGCTACCCGATTCGCATCACGGTCGGCAAGCGCAGCCTGGCCGAGAACGCGGCGGAACTGAAATTGCGGGCCGAGGCCGACGTAACCCTCGTGCCGCTGGAAGAAGTGTCCGCGCGCGTGCAACAAATCATTACGGAGGCGTTACGTGACGATGCGTGA
- a CDS encoding sulfatase has product MSKAKPPTGNAGTNRFGRLFSFLQHNIREHGVVVRVILTGALLGAAMTSLELAALFFVAPTYEFFVQWKQVALSAMQSGLIAMVVLLFIDGRRPRRTQLFAAWATLLLGHQALWVSRSVVVYSNQTSHLNVYSIAFALLAMLMLWVIVRYVLRQKERRVHWAALAAFVVITLLFTVSMSRLHHDDTVFLTDFRKNHAPVDHRLIRKNAPQEANNVLLVVADTLRADELGCAGNPANHTPHLDALAARGTLFTQCFSVSSWTAPAMGTLLTGLSPRRHGKTEFYSLLDNELITVPEYFRAGGFHTFAVSTNPILKSYFGFMQGFDRFIETAKSYDAAWWLTGTSWRRWLGPLAYKCPATIPVNDADMAVERFLELLDIAPPDRPFFAWVHLMDPHTPYAAPEPYRQKYVDGDPPDFTFRNDLLDVPRTTDAKSLKAYRGLYRGEVAFLDDQVGRLMAELERRGRLEDTTIVFTADHGEHFRRHGLLLHGYSLFDPETHVPLIVAPPKPPDRRLVEQPRQLLDVPSALFDLAGLARPVDLPGDGLRYLFSEEERPLFLETQANMHGVPINQIAVIDGPRRLILDRTKRLEFFFPDYPTQSLHNASPQAKHLSGLQVGAIQLDAFAPNNQPDPCWKKRSCSYADDYRRLRDLLKTYEATTPTRPANPVGAMLDQATRSALRSLGYIR; this is encoded by the coding sequence ATGAGCAAGGCGAAGCCGCCAACGGGTAACGCGGGCACAAACCGGTTCGGCCGACTCTTCTCTTTTCTGCAACACAACATCCGCGAGCATGGCGTCGTCGTTCGAGTGATTCTCACCGGTGCGTTGCTCGGCGCCGCGATGACCTCTTTGGAACTCGCAGCCCTCTTTTTCGTCGCGCCGACCTACGAGTTTTTCGTGCAATGGAAACAGGTGGCCTTGAGCGCAATGCAATCCGGGCTTATCGCCATGGTCGTGCTGTTGTTTATCGACGGTCGACGCCCGCGACGTACCCAGCTCTTTGCCGCATGGGCGACGCTTCTGCTGGGTCACCAAGCGCTATGGGTCTCGCGATCCGTCGTCGTCTACAGCAACCAAACGAGTCATCTGAACGTGTATTCCATCGCGTTTGCGTTGCTGGCCATGCTGATGCTTTGGGTGATCGTCCGTTACGTGCTGCGCCAAAAGGAACGGCGTGTCCACTGGGCGGCGCTGGCGGCTTTCGTGGTCATCACACTTCTTTTTACCGTGTCGATGTCCCGCCTGCACCATGACGACACGGTTTTTCTCACCGACTTCCGCAAAAACCACGCGCCGGTCGACCATCGCCTGATCCGCAAAAACGCCCCGCAAGAAGCCAACAACGTGTTGTTGGTCGTCGCCGACACCCTGCGCGCCGATGAACTTGGATGCGCCGGGAATCCTGCGAATCATACGCCGCATTTGGACGCCCTGGCGGCCCGCGGCACGCTCTTTACCCAATGTTTCAGTGTCAGCAGTTGGACCGCCCCGGCCATGGGCACGCTGCTGACCGGGCTGTCGCCGCGCCGCCACGGCAAGACGGAATTCTACTCGCTACTGGACAACGAATTGATCACCGTTCCGGAGTACTTCCGCGCCGGTGGCTTTCACACCTTCGCCGTTTCCACGAATCCGATTCTGAAAAGCTACTTCGGTTTTATGCAGGGCTTCGATCGTTTCATCGAGACCGCCAAGAGTTACGACGCCGCCTGGTGGTTGACCGGCACGTCATGGCGACGGTGGCTCGGTCCGCTGGCCTATAAGTGCCCCGCGACGATTCCGGTCAATGACGCCGACATGGCGGTCGAGCGTTTTCTGGAATTGCTGGATATTGCCCCGCCGGATCGTCCGTTCTTCGCCTGGGTCCACCTGATGGACCCTCACACGCCCTACGCGGCGCCGGAGCCGTATCGCCAAAAGTATGTTGACGGGGACCCGCCGGATTTCACCTTCCGTAACGATTTGTTGGATGTTCCGCGGACCACGGACGCGAAATCTCTGAAAGCGTATCGCGGGCTGTACCGTGGCGAAGTCGCTTTTCTCGACGACCAGGTCGGCCGTTTGATGGCGGAGTTGGAACGCCGCGGCCGACTCGAAGATACGACCATCGTCTTTACCGCCGATCACGGCGAACACTTCCGCCGGCACGGCTTGTTGCTGCACGGTTATTCCCTCTTCGACCCGGAAACCCACGTGCCGCTGATTGTCGCGCCGCCCAAGCCGCCGGATCGCCGCCTAGTCGAGCAGCCGCGGCAACTCCTGGACGTCCCTTCCGCCCTGTTCGATCTGGCCGGGCTGGCGCGGCCGGTCGACCTGCCCGGCGACGGTTTGCGCTATCTTTTTAGTGAAGAAGAGCGCCCGCTGTTTTTGGAGACGCAAGCCAATATGCACGGCGTGCCGATCAACCAGATCGCCGTCATCGACGGCCCGCGACGGCTGATTCTCGACCGCACAAAACGCCTGGAGTTTTTCTTCCCGGACTACCCTACCCAAAGCCTTCACAACGCGTCGCCGCAAGCTAAACATCTGAGCGGATTGCAGGTCGGCGCGATCCAACTCGACGCCTTTGCGCCCAATAATCAACCCGACCCGTGTTGGAAAAAACGCTCTTGCTCTTACGCGGACGACTACCGACGCCTGCGTGATTTGCTGAAAACCTACGAGGCGACCACGCCGACTCGCCCGGCCAATCCTGTAGGAGCGATGCTCGACCAAGCAACCCGCTCGGCATTGCGCTCGCTTGGCTACATCCGTTAG